Part of the Cohnella candidum genome, GAGCTGGCCGAAGACGAGCCTGAAAATCGTGCCGGCTACGACGACCGACGTCAGCGTCGGAATGAAGAGCGCCGAGCGGAAGAAGCCGCTCCAGATCATTCGCTTCCCATTCAAGAACACGGCCAGCACCATCGGCAGCGGGATGAGGACGACCAGCGTCCAGAACGTATAGCGCGTGCTGTTCCAAAGCGCCGCGTAGAACCTGTCGTTCCACAAATCCTTGTAGTTGGCCAAACCGATGAAGTGCGTCTGCCCCGGGAGCACCTCTTGAAAGCTCATGACGATCGTGGCGTACACCGGATAGGCGAAAAAGATCAGAAACGACAAGATGAATGGCAACACGAACACATAGGGGGCGATGCGGGAGGAATACAGGAATTTGGTCATCCGGCTCAGCTCCTTTCCTTGAAACGTGTTCAGCTTTGCCGGAGGGGAGCTTCCCTCCGGCAAAGCCGCCAACGAGATTCTTATAGGCTTACTTGATGCTGGCCGCCGCTTCGTCAAGCACCTGCTTCGGATCTTTCAGGTCGTTGATCGCTTGGAACATCACTTTGGTTTTGATCACGTCGGACACCGCCGGCGTTCTCTCCTTGATGTTGGTCGGAGCGATTTCGTCGCGCACGCCGATCAGAACGTCCCACAGGTTCGTGCCGAAATAGTCGGTGAATTTGTTCGTTTCCTTCAGCGCGGGATCTTCCCATACGTCGGAGCGGATCGGGTCGAAGCCGAGCTGCTTCCAGATCTCAATCGTGCCCTCCTTCGAGAGCTTGGCGAACGCCAGGAATTTCTTCGCGATTTCCTGGTTTTTGGATTGGTTGGTGATGACCGTTCCCGTGCCGCCCATGCCCGACGATCTCATTTCGCCTTCCTTGAAGACCGGCATCGGCTTGATAATGATCTTGCCTTTGAGATCCGGCATGTAGTCCGTGAAACGTCCCATGTACCACATCGGCATCCATACGGAAGCCGCTCCTCCGCCGTTCATGAAGCCGTAGTACTCTTCCGCGTGATGGAACCCGCCCGGCGCGGCGACCGCTACCTTTTCTTTGACGAGCTTCTGCAGGTACGTGAGCACGTCCAAATTCGCCTGATCGTTCATTTTCACGGTGCCGTCTTTGTCGAGGAAGTCGGAGCCGTGCTGCACGACCAGCGGCCAGTAAGACCATTGGTCCGTCGTTTCGATCGTCGTCATGGGCTTTCCGGTTTTGGCCAGCACTTGCTGGCCGGCTTTCTCGTAATCGTCCCATGTTTTGATATCGTCCGCGTTGACGCCTGCCTGATCCAAAATCTCTTTGTTGTAGTAGATCACTTGGGCTCCCACGTGGTAGTCGATGCCGTAATATTTCCCGTCCTTGGCATAGTTGTCGAGGCGGGACATGACCAGATTCGCTTTCTCGGGCTCCACGATGTCGTTCAGCGGAACGAGCTGCGGATCTCCCTTCAGGTAGTTGCCGATTTTGCTGATCTCGATGTCCGCCATGTCCGGCGCTCCCGTCTTCGACTGAAGCGCGACGAGCAGCTTGTTGTGGTTGTCGTCATACGGGAACGTGGTCGCTTCCAGCTTGATCTTCTGGTCCGGATTCGCCGCGTTCCATTTCTCCGCCATGCTTTCGAAGAACTTCTGGTGAAGCTCATTAAACGTCCAGAACGTCAGCGTGACCGTGCCGGCGCCGGAGCCTCCCGAATTCTTCCCTCCCGCCGGGCTTTCGCCGGCGCTTTTCCCGCCGTCATTGTTGCTGCTGCAAGCCGCAAGCACGAGGGCGCACACGAGCAGCAATGCCCAAGCGGAATGAACAAGCTTTTTCATGAGTCCGTTTCCCCCTATAAGGAATTGGTTGAATATGCTCAACCCGTTTCCGGGTTATCGCCGTTTTTTGTTTCACAATTTTATAAACCATTTCATGTTTTTATAATACATAGGCACATTTTGGCTGTCAACGCTTTTTTGTATCCGCTTTCTAATCTTTTTATTTTAGTTTTTTATAGAGCTCGAAGGATAGAAATCGCTATTTTTCGCTTCCGTTCGCGCTGAAAAAAGGCTGATGGAATCGGTTTTTTCGCCGATTTTCGCCTTTTCCGTTTTCTCCTTCCTTTTTTCGGTTGATTGATTTATACTTATCTAAAATAAAAACCTTCAAATAAAAGGGATGTCTCTCATGATCTATATCAAGGATCTCATGTCGGGGGTTAACATCTTCAAAGCGCTGAGCTCGGAGATCCGGATTCAAATCCTCGAACTGCTCGCGAATAACCGAAGCCTCAACCTGAACGACATCGCGACCAAGCTGAACCTCAGCAACGGAGCGATCACCATGCACATCAAAAAGCTCGAGGAAAGCGGCCTGATCGAGATCAACACCGTCGGCGGCAAGCACGGCATCCAAAAAATCTGCTACCTCAACGAAGAGAGGCTGATGGTGGATTTACGGAGCAAAGAGATCGGCAACCTGTACGAGGTGGAGATCAAGGTCGGCCATTACAGCAACTACCACGCCTTGCCGACCTGCGGACTGGCCACGAAGGACAGCATCATCGGGGATTTCGACGAGCCTCGGTATTTCGCCGACCCGATGCGCATCGACTCGGAAATCATCTGGCTGTCGGAGGGTTTCCTGGAATACAAAATCCCGAACTACCTCAAATCCAACCAGACCTTCACCGAAATCCAATTTTCGATGGAACTCGGCTCCGAAGCGCCCGGCTTCAACAACAACTACCCTTCGGACATCCATTTCTTCCTGAACAACAAGGAGATCGGCTTGTGGACGAGTCCGGGCGACTTCGGAGACGTTCGGGGCACGTTCAACCCGGATTGGTGGCCGCCGCATTTGAACCAGTACGGCATGCTGAAGCTCATCCGGATCAACAGCGAGGGCAGTTACATCGACGGCTGCCGGATTTCCGACGTCACGCTTCAGGACATCGGGCTCGACTACCGGAGCGACATCAATTTCCGGATCGCCGTCACCGAGAAATCCGCGAACAAACGGGGATTGACGATTTTCGGCAAAAGCTTCGGCAACTACAGCCAGGATCTGCTCGTGCGGGCGCTCTACGCCGTGCAGGATGACAAGCGGGGCTAACCACGCGAATGAGAAAAAGCCGCCTTATCGGCCGAATGGCCTGTAAGGCGGCTTTCGTATGGGTGGTGGCACCGTGAAAATCAAGAGGCTGCGAAACTGAACACGCGGTCCGCCGGCACCGGCTTGCTGATGAAATAACCTTGTATCTGGTCGCATTGGTGAAACCGCAGGAATTCAAGCTGCTCCAACGTTTCGACGCCTTCCGCGACGACGATCAGCTGCAGCCGGTGCGCCATTTCGATGATCTTGGAAACGACGATCTGGTGGCGCAGGTCTTCGCCCAGGCTGTCGATCAGGGCTTTGTCGATTTTCATGCATTGGACCGGAAGCTGGCACAGATACTTCATCGATGAATAACCTGCTCCGAAGTCGTCGATCGAGAGAAGGAAGCCCTCTTCCCGCAGGCGCGTGAGCACCTCCGTCACTTCGCCGAACTTCTCGATGGCGAAGCTTTCCGTCACTTCGAGCTCCATCGCGCGCGGATCCATCCCTTCCTCCTGCAGAATCCGGCACATCTTCTCCGCGAAGCCGGGAGTGAGCAGTTGGATGCCCGATACGTTGACGGCGACTACCAGCGACAGGTCCGGCTTGTCCGAGCGCCAAGCGAGATACTGCCTGCATGCGGCCCGGATCACCCACTCTCCGATCTCGTGGATCAAACCCGTCGATTCAGCCGCGGGTATGAATTCGAGGGGAGACACGGCGCCAAGCTCCGGGCTGTCCCAACGGAGCAACGCCTCTACGCCGGCCACTTTGTCCGCCGAGACGTCCCACTTGGGCTGATAGTGCAGCCGGAGTTCGCCGTTCGCCGCCGCCCGCTTCAACAATTGCTCGATTCGGCTCTTCCGCAATCGACTCTTCTCGAGCTGCTCGGTGTACCTTCGATAGCCGTCCCGCCCCGATTCCTTGGCGTCCAGCATGGCGGCATCGGCATGCTGCAGCAAGCTTTCGGCGTCCTCGCCGTGTTCCGGGAACAGGCTGATCCCGATGCTTACGGTAACGGAGTGAAACCGCCCGCCTCCCAGATCGATCGGTTCGACCAAAGCTTCCTTAATGCGCCCGGCCAGACCTTCGCGCTCATCCACCCTGCCGTCTTCCGGGGAAACGACGCAAAACTCGTCGCCTCCGAGCCGGCACAAGAAGTCCCCTTCCCGCAGCACGCCGCGCAGCCTCCCCGCCGCCTTGCGCAAGAGAAGGTCTCCCGTGTGATGTCCCATGCTGACGTTCACCGTATTGAAATGGTCCAGGTCGACGAAAAGCACGGTGAAAGGCCGCCGGGCCGGCAAACTTTCCTCTATCATCCGATCCATGAATTTAAAGAACCCGTTCCGGTTCGCGATTCGAGTCAGCGGATCGTACTCCGCCTGATATTTGATTTCATCTTGCGCGGTTTCCAGCGAGGCCATCATGCGGTTGAAGGATTTCTCAAGCTGCGCGAATTCGTCGTTTCTGCCGACATGGATCCGCATGGAAAAGTCCCGTTCCGTCCGAATGGACTTCATTTCCCACTTCAACCGGTTCACCCTGGAGAACACGAGCCGCTGCCAAATCACGTTCACGATCACGAAGAACGCCGCGCC contains:
- a CDS encoding ABC transporter substrate-binding protein, with amino-acid sequence MKKLVHSAWALLLVCALVLAACSSNNDGGKSAGESPAGGKNSGGSGAGTVTLTFWTFNELHQKFFESMAEKWNAANPDQKIKLEATTFPYDDNHNKLLVALQSKTGAPDMADIEISKIGNYLKGDPQLVPLNDIVEPEKANLVMSRLDNYAKDGKYYGIDYHVGAQVIYYNKEILDQAGVNADDIKTWDDYEKAGQQVLAKTGKPMTTIETTDQWSYWPLVVQHGSDFLDKDGTVKMNDQANLDVLTYLQKLVKEKVAVAAPGGFHHAEEYYGFMNGGGAASVWMPMWYMGRFTDYMPDLKGKIIIKPMPVFKEGEMRSSGMGGTGTVITNQSKNQEIAKKFLAFAKLSKEGTIEIWKQLGFDPIRSDVWEDPALKETNKFTDYFGTNLWDVLIGVRDEIAPTNIKERTPAVSDVIKTKVMFQAINDLKDPKQVLDEAAASIK
- a CDS encoding ArsR/SmtB family transcription factor gives rise to the protein MIYIKDLMSGVNIFKALSSEIRIQILELLANNRSLNLNDIATKLNLSNGAITMHIKKLEESGLIEINTVGGKHGIQKICYLNEERLMVDLRSKEIGNLYEVEIKVGHYSNYHALPTCGLATKDSIIGDFDEPRYFADPMRIDSEIIWLSEGFLEYKIPNYLKSNQTFTEIQFSMELGSEAPGFNNNYPSDIHFFLNNKEIGLWTSPGDFGDVRGTFNPDWWPPHLNQYGMLKLIRINSEGSYIDGCRISDVTLQDIGLDYRSDINFRIAVTEKSANKRGLTIFGKSFGNYSQDLLVRALYAVQDDKRG
- a CDS encoding putative bifunctional diguanylate cyclase/phosphodiesterase, with product MSLRTKIMLYVGITTLCLLSIFYVIFRSAILNNYETMERNDSREGMKRILYSYFDEYRSLGSVTLDYASWDDTFDFVSTPSDPRKAESYVSGNFTDSMFANVRLDIAVLLDDGRRVRYAKAYESELRHALPYPQTFIDTLFRRYPNLIAGPQSSGTVGLLLLDGKPIIAASYPILTSNNEGPARGTLIFARYLDEEFVRYLSEKADTQISFLPAGQASSAVPAETETIRGPGMRDFSFWTVADASTIQSNVLLKDVLNEPAVVLQFSAPRELYRQAERSIQLYMVFFLLAGAAFFVIVNVIWQRLVFSRVNRLKWEMKSIRTERDFSMRIHVGRNDEFAQLEKSFNRMMASLETAQDEIKYQAEYDPLTRIANRNGFFKFMDRMIEESLPARRPFTVLFVDLDHFNTVNVSMGHHTGDLLLRKAAGRLRGVLREGDFLCRLGGDEFCVVSPEDGRVDEREGLAGRIKEALVEPIDLGGGRFHSVTVSIGISLFPEHGEDAESLLQHADAAMLDAKESGRDGYRRYTEQLEKSRLRKSRIEQLLKRAAANGELRLHYQPKWDVSADKVAGVEALLRWDSPELGAVSPLEFIPAAESTGLIHEIGEWVIRAACRQYLAWRSDKPDLSLVVAVNVSGIQLLTPGFAEKMCRILQEEGMDPRAMELEVTESFAIEKFGEVTEVLTRLREEGFLLSIDDFGAGYSSMKYLCQLPVQCMKIDKALIDSLGEDLRHQIVVSKIIEMAHRLQLIVVAEGVETLEQLEFLRFHQCDQIQGYFISKPVPADRVFSFAAS